A genomic segment from Tessaracoccus defluvii encodes:
- a CDS encoding DUF7455 domain-containing protein, with amino-acid sequence MTELATDTTLTAVDRCDRCGAQAYLRVYLRSGGELLFCAHHAAAHRDKLAEVASRIQDETSRLSAG; translated from the coding sequence ATGACCGAACTCGCGACCGACACCACCCTCACCGCAGTCGATCGCTGTGATCGCTGCGGCGCGCAGGCCTACCTCCGCGTCTACCTGCGGTCCGGCGGTGAGCTGCTGTTCTGCGCCCACCATGCCGCGGCCCACCGCGACAAGCTGGCCGAGGTGGCCAGCCGCATCCAGGACGAGACCAGCAGGCTCAGCGCCGGCTGA
- the nudC gene encoding NAD(+) diphosphatase, with amino-acid sequence MPAETSRAAGTPCAAVGPRTAPPRGHPGGEADGRAWFVRLVPEVADGLSWRTGDPAQGDVLAAVVALARWHGQRPRCEACGGETVIDLAGARRVCVSCEALAFPRTDPCVIVAITDREDRLLLARQATWPIGRHSIIAGFIEAGESAEQACHREVAEEVGVALTSLRYVVSQPWPMPRSLMLGFEASTEDTRIQVDGNEIVAGSSSPARISPPPCLPRR; translated from the coding sequence ATGCCGGCGGAAACTTCACGGGCCGCGGGGACACCCTGTGCCGCTGTCGGACCCAGGACCGCGCCGCCCCGAGGACATCCTGGTGGGGAGGCCGACGGTCGGGCCTGGTTCGTCCGCCTCGTTCCCGAGGTCGCCGACGGACTCTCATGGCGCACGGGCGACCCCGCGCAGGGGGATGTGCTGGCAGCCGTCGTCGCGCTGGCCCGCTGGCACGGGCAGCGGCCCCGCTGCGAGGCCTGTGGCGGCGAGACAGTGATTGACCTGGCGGGTGCCCGCCGGGTCTGCGTCAGCTGTGAGGCACTCGCGTTTCCTCGCACCGACCCGTGCGTCATCGTCGCAATCACCGACCGCGAGGATCGCCTGCTGCTGGCGAGGCAGGCGACCTGGCCGATCGGGCGCCACTCGATCATCGCCGGGTTCATCGAGGCGGGGGAGTCGGCAGAGCAGGCCTGTCACCGGGAGGTGGCGGAAGAGGTCGGCGTGGCGCTGACGTCGCTGCGGTACGTGGTGAGCCAACCGTGGCCCATGCCGCGTTCGCTGATGCTGGGGTTCGAGGCATCCACGGAGGACACCCGGATACAGGTCGACGGCAACGAGATCGTTGCGGGGAGTTCTTCTCCCGCGCGGATCTCGCCGCCGCCGTGTCTGCCTCGGAGGTGA
- a CDS encoding 3'-5' exonuclease, with protein MAGRRVRQHPRVPAAVPSQRRLASRAVDPARQPAQRAADPRRGQRHRGRPEGHAPRRGGQAGGAPGAPAGAVAAATFDTLRDEIDWLAETVISRRSEGTSWRDQAVLVRRNATLAPVFQALRERDVPVEIVGLGGLLGLPEIAPIVSTLRILDDVTANPDVAALLTGPRWRFGLADLEVLGDRAKALAARPERQRDFGEALAQAVTQADPGEVVSLLDAVADPGDAPLSAEARRRLGRFASELAELRRHAAEPVADLVARVIHAIGIEAELVSAGSDTSQIDRFLAEVAGYVDVDGDGSLTGLLAYLDAEEDFGEGLLQAVPSQDDSVKLLTVHRAKGLEWDTVYLPSLVDKVFPSEPRSAVWAQRAETLPAQLRGDAASIPQLGEYTRDGINGYREALKAEHRLAEDRLAYVAVTRAKRFLVASSHVWTPGNVRPRTESPYFAAIRAAAEGLGTYLDETTRDLDANPIPSEPVRASWPQPPDPERVAALRGAARLVAEAAPLVGADRAARDDWAWQSGTLSESEAATVAAWDQSITHLTQLQTRRRTQTVQLPDGLSVTALMALRRDEQEFAASLLRRMPRRPSTATRVGIRFHTWLQERFELPAALDEVTPEPSVASDELTALIAAFEAGQFAHRVPLGVEVPFLMRRGPHVLRGRIDAVYRWEEGSYRFLVVDWKTTDGAANPLQLAVYRQAWAEAQGIDPALVAAAFYHVASDALRFVAAPASLIDRAIAGREQA; from the coding sequence GTGGCGGGGCGCCGCGTCCGGCAACATCCTCGAGTTCCCGCAGCAGTTCCGTCGCAGCGACGGCTCGCCAGCCGAGCGGTTGACCCTGCGCGTCAACCGGCGCAGCGGGCAGCGGATCCTCGACGTGGGCAACGACATCGCGGCCGACCTGAGGGCCACGCCCCGCGACGAGGGGGTCAGGCTGGTGGCGCCCCGGGCGCGCCGGCAGGAGCTGTGGCGGCGGCCACGTTCGACACCCTCCGAGACGAGATCGACTGGCTGGCCGAGACGGTCATCTCCCGCCGCAGCGAGGGGACGTCGTGGCGGGACCAGGCCGTCCTCGTGCGCCGCAACGCGACGCTGGCCCCGGTGTTCCAGGCGTTGCGTGAGCGTGACGTGCCCGTCGAGATCGTCGGGCTCGGCGGCCTGCTCGGGCTGCCGGAGATCGCGCCGATCGTCTCCACGCTGCGGATCCTCGACGACGTGACGGCGAATCCGGACGTCGCCGCGCTGCTCACCGGACCCCGCTGGCGCTTCGGCCTGGCGGACCTCGAGGTGCTCGGCGACCGGGCCAAGGCCCTCGCGGCCCGTCCCGAGCGGCAGCGGGACTTCGGGGAGGCGCTGGCCCAGGCCGTCACCCAGGCCGACCCGGGCGAGGTCGTCTCGCTGCTGGACGCCGTCGCCGACCCCGGTGACGCCCCCCTCTCCGCGGAGGCCCGACGGCGCCTCGGCCGGTTCGCCTCCGAGCTGGCAGAGCTGCGACGGCACGCGGCGGAACCGGTGGCGGACCTCGTCGCCCGGGTGATCCATGCGATCGGCATCGAGGCCGAGCTCGTCTCCGCCGGCTCCGACACGAGCCAGATCGACCGTTTCCTCGCCGAGGTCGCCGGATACGTCGATGTCGACGGCGACGGATCGCTCACCGGGCTGCTCGCCTACCTCGACGCGGAGGAGGACTTCGGCGAGGGGCTCCTGCAGGCCGTTCCCAGCCAGGACGACTCCGTGAAACTGCTGACGGTGCACCGAGCGAAGGGGCTGGAGTGGGACACCGTCTACCTGCCGTCGCTCGTGGACAAGGTTTTCCCGTCGGAGCCCCGCTCAGCCGTGTGGGCACAGCGCGCGGAGACGCTGCCCGCACAGCTCCGCGGCGACGCAGCCTCGATCCCGCAGCTCGGCGAGTACACGCGCGACGGGATCAACGGCTACCGGGAAGCGCTGAAGGCCGAACACCGCCTCGCCGAGGACAGGCTCGCCTATGTCGCGGTGACCAGGGCCAAGCGGTTCCTGGTCGCCTCCTCCCACGTCTGGACCCCCGGCAACGTCCGGCCCCGCACCGAATCGCCCTATTTCGCGGCGATCCGCGCCGCCGCAGAAGGGCTGGGAACCTACCTGGACGAGACCACCCGCGATCTCGATGCCAACCCGATCCCCAGCGAGCCCGTACGGGCCAGCTGGCCCCAACCGCCGGATCCGGAGCGCGTCGCGGCGCTGCGGGGAGCCGCCCGCCTCGTGGCGGAGGCGGCTCCCCTCGTCGGCGCCGACCGCGCGGCCCGCGACGACTGGGCCTGGCAGTCGGGCACCCTGAGCGAGTCCGAGGCCGCCACCGTCGCCGCCTGGGACCAGTCGATCACCCACCTGACCCAGCTGCAGACGCGCCGCCGCACCCAGACTGTGCAGCTGCCCGACGGGCTGTCGGTCACTGCCCTGATGGCCCTGCGCCGCGACGAACAGGAGTTCGCCGCCTCGCTGCTGCGCCGGATGCCGCGCAGACCCTCGACCGCCACCCGGGTGGGCATCCGGTTCCACACCTGGCTGCAGGAACGCTTCGAGCTGCCCGCCGCCCTCGACGAGGTCACGCCGGAGCCCAGCGTCGCCTCCGACGAGCTGACGGCGCTCATCGCCGCCTTCGAGGCCGGCCAGTTCGCCCACCGCGTTCCGCTCGGCGTCGAGGTGCCCTTCCTGATGCGCCGCGGCCCACACGTGCTGCGGGGCCGGATCGACGCTGTGTACCGCTGGGAGGAGGGGTCGTACCGCTTCCTGGTGGTCGACTGGAAGACGACGGACGGGGCCGCCAACCCGCTCCAGTTGGCCGTCTACCGGCAGGCCTGGGCCGAGGCCCAGGGGATCGACCCCGCGCTGGTTGCGGCGGCCTTCTACCACGTGGCCAGCGACGCGCTACGGTTCGTGGCGGCCCCGGCGTCGCTCATCGACCGGGCCATCGCAGGACGGGAGCAGGCATGA
- a CDS encoding RecB family exonuclease, which produces MAGDLPAPGARPASWWGTAEPTSGAAVPTGPIGINGSSLETLLECPRRWFLSRRARADAARQSRASIGDVVHLIARQAAEVGLDADQMRAELDRVWDEIPFETEWLSATERSEIDAAIGRFATYQEHEPTTLVAVEKDFRVPMNVEGHEVVLTGQVDRLERTGDGRIRVVDLKTGRKVLREADVLDHAQLGLYQLATRLGAFDDVTGGVRDVAPPALAFVRAGETMPALVSQPSIDDAPQLPGEELTVGPSWVHDRIAEGVAIIASGRFDAVECGACRYCPFASSCPALAAGAQGRPK; this is translated from the coding sequence GTGGCCGGCGACCTTCCCGCGCCCGGTGCCCGGCCCGCCTCCTGGTGGGGGACGGCGGAGCCGACGTCGGGGGCGGCCGTGCCCACCGGGCCGATCGGCATCAACGGATCGTCGCTCGAGACGCTGCTCGAGTGCCCGCGACGCTGGTTCCTGTCGCGGCGTGCCCGGGCCGACGCGGCCCGCCAGTCCCGGGCCTCCATCGGCGACGTCGTCCACCTGATCGCCAGGCAGGCGGCCGAGGTGGGGCTGGACGCCGACCAGATGCGGGCGGAACTGGACAGGGTCTGGGACGAGATCCCCTTCGAGACCGAGTGGCTGTCGGCCACCGAGCGCTCGGAGATCGACGCGGCCATCGGCCGCTTCGCCACCTATCAGGAACACGAGCCGACCACCCTCGTCGCCGTCGAGAAGGACTTCCGGGTGCCCATGAACGTGGAGGGGCACGAGGTGGTCCTCACAGGTCAGGTGGACCGCCTCGAACGGACCGGCGACGGTCGCATCCGCGTCGTCGACCTGAAGACCGGACGCAAGGTGCTGCGCGAGGCCGACGTCCTCGACCACGCCCAGCTCGGCCTCTACCAGCTGGCCACCCGGCTCGGCGCGTTCGACGACGTCACCGGCGGGGTCCGCGACGTCGCTCCGCCCGCGCTCGCGTTCGTCCGCGCAGGGGAGACCATGCCGGCGCTCGTCTCGCAGCCGTCGATCGACGACGCCCCGCAACTCCCCGGCGAGGAGCTCACGGTCGGCCCCAGCTGGGTCCACGACCGCATCGCCGAGGGCGTCGCGATCATCGCGTCCGGTCGCTTCGACGCCGTCGAGTGCGGCGCCTGCCGCTACTGCCCGTTCGCATCGTCGTGTCCCGCCCTCGCGGCGGGGGCGCAGGGGAGACCGAAGTGA